AGCACCTATAGAATGCTATCATGTTTTTGTGTTAACATATAAACATGCCGACGTGTTATCTTTCCCTTTGCACAATGGCAGCGACAGTGTTCTTGCTGATTCCCAGATCGCGGGCGATCCACCGATAACTCCGCTTTTCAGCCACCAGCGCCAGAACCTTCGGAGCCAGACGGTCAGACTTCGGCCGCTCTCCTTTCTGTCGGCCGAGAACCTTCCCGCGCGCCCTGGCAGCGGCCAGACCGGACTTCACCCGCTCGCTGATCAGATCCCGCTCGAACTCCGCAATCCCGGCCAGAACCGTCGCCAGCATCCGTCCATGTGGTGTTGCCAGGTCAAACGTCATCCCCGTTATGGCGATCAGGGAAACACGATAGCTCTCCAGCTCCTGAAGCGTGGAGATGAGATCAATGGTCGAGCGTCCCCAGCGGGACAGCTCCGTCACCAGGATGGCATCAATTTCACGAGCCTGGGCCAGTGCCATGACCTTTCGACGCTCGGCCCGATCCACCCGGACGCCAGAACCGGTCTCCATGAAGATGCCAAACACTTCATAGCCCGCGCGTTCGGCAAACCGCTTCAGCTCGTCTTGCTGGCGCACGCATGACTGATCAGCCGTGGAAACCCGGCAATAGATGACCGCGCGCTGTCCCATTTGAACCCTCCCGGAAAAACCGCCATGCAGCCGTTGATACACCGTGGCTCCGGATTGTCCCAATATGACTATAATTTATAAGGTACATAAATAGCTCTCCCCCCCGAAAAGGGTTAACTTTTTTTCGTCGGTAGCCAACACAGGAATATTGCTCGTAATTATTTCTTAAAAACCCTTTTTGTTTTTACGGCTTTTGTGACTGTCTGCTCCAGTTGTAGGGCGTGTCGTCAGTTAAGCAGGATGATGATTGAGGCGAACTGCACAGCTGCGAGGAAGGTTGATTGGCTCTGTTGCAAAGTTAGGAATGGGTTGGATCGGGCCTGATTCCCAAGGTTTTCAGGCTGTGTAAATCCCGAACTGCCTTTCGATCAGACGCACTTCTCCCATGATGCCTTTTTCCTGTTGCCAGGGTTTGGCCTGCCCTTTTTTCAAGGCCCGCATGACCTCGAAGCCCCTGATGGTCGCATAGGCCGTCTTCAGGGTCTTGAATCCGCGAACAGGCCGGATCAGCTGCTTCAGCTTGCCATGATCGGCCTCGATCACGTTGTTCAGATACTTCACCTGGCGGTGTTTCACCGTATCCGTCAGCTTGCCGTCCTTTTTGAGCTCGCCGATCGCAATCCCATAGGTCGGGGCCCTGTCCGTGTTGATCGTCTCGGGCTTCTCCCAGTCCTTCAGACCGTTCACCGCCTTGCCCAGGAAGCGTTGGGCCGCCTTCGCGTTTCGGGTTGGCGACAGATAGAAATCAATCGTATCCCCATCCTTGTCGACCGCCCGATATAGATACGTCCAACGCCCCTTCACCTTGATATACGTCTCATCCACCCGCCAGTTGCGGGAGAAGCCCGGGCGTTTCCAGTACCAGCGTAGGCGCTTTTCCATTTCGGGCGCATAGCGCTGCACCCATCGGTAGATCGTGGAATGATCCACGCTCACACCGCGCTCGGCCAGCATGGTTTCAAGGTCGCGATAGCTGATCCCGTAGCGGCAATACCACCGAACCGCCCACAGGATCACAGCTCCACCAAAATGCCGACCCTTGAAATCGTTCATCCACAACGCCCCGCCTCAAAACTGACCGCGGTTTCCAACAGGCACGCCAACTTTGCAACAGAGCCCGACAAAGCAATAGCTATGTTTTAAGATCACGAGTAATGTATGGCGAATTTGAAAATAAAATAGATGATTTTTATATTATGGGAGGACAGTCATGGTCCTTAGCCACTCTTTTTAAGAAGGGTATGGATACAAGAAGTGAGCAAATACCACTTGTTATTGATGCTCAATATGTTCCTGGTTTTACATGGACACGAAATACAGGAATTCGTATTGTAAAAGGATTCCATAATCATGAATATCATATTGGTCTATCCCTAGAAAACCCGCAATCGGTATGGGGAGGAACAATATACACTCCAAGTGAAGAAAAAATAACATACAACAATTCTGGTGGACAAGTTGAAAATGTTTCCACAACTTATTCAGATGATGTCGCGCCCGACATTATTTTAAAAGGATCAGCAGATCCCAAATTTGGTCATTTTGAAGCTTTCGGAATTGGTAGATTCATACATGATCGGGTCAGTTACATTGGAACAGGAAAAAGTCATACCAAATTCGCTGGTGGTGGTGGCGGCGGAATGGTTATTCCTGTTGTGAAAAAGTATTTCGACTTTCAAGCATCTGGGTTGGCTGGTTACGGAATAGGTCGTTATGGAACAACAAATTTACCTGATGCCACAACTAATATTCATGGATCTCCAGCCCTACTCCCTGAAGCTCAAGTATTAATAGGGTTGATCGGACACCCATATAAATCAGTTGATATATATGCATACGGTGGTATGGAAAATATACTTTCTCGCAGTTCTTACAATGTTAATGGAACTCCATATGGCTATGGTAATATAGGGTACAATGTCTCAGGATGCCAAATTGAAAATGCTCCAAGCGCTATGGCCTGTAATGCCAACATTCGTCGAGTTTCTCAAGGAACAATAGGTTTTTGGTGGCGTTACTTTCAGGGAGATTATGGCACATTATCATTTGGCGCACAATTCTCTCACACCGATGTTGCTGGATTCTCAGGATATGGAGGAACGCCGCATACAGACGATAATATGGCTTTCTTATCCCTTCGATATCTGCCATTTCAATAATTTTTTAATTTACAAAAAATATAATTTATTACATTTATAAAAATTAAATTCATATTAGGGCGCTATGAAAATAAGAGTAAAAATAGATATTTCTTATATTGGTGAGCAAGTGGCCCACCAATGTTTTCTTGAAAACAGAAATATCGATGATTTAGATTTATATTTAGCTGGTGCGGCTTACGCCATATGTTTTTCTTTATTCACAGAAAAACCATGGATGAAAGAAAAATTCGCTGAAATAGGTAGCGAAATAGCAAAATCTGGAACTAGAAAATTTTCAGAATTAATGGAAATGGAAATATTGAAAAAATCCTATCCAGAAGGGAATGCATAATATTTTTTAGAGCCGGATCGAGATGAGGCAAGAGGAAGTTTGAAAACGTACGCTAAGCAGCACCGTATCCAATACATTGATTTTGAGACGAGTTTCCTGACCGGTTTTCGTCTATTTTTGGGTCATCTTGTCTGTGTCACATAAACGCTCGTTTGCGTGATGCAGACCTTAAAAATGGCTATCATCCGCCATTAGTCGTAGCGACTGTTGGCCTTATCTTACATTTTCGAACAATCTTCTCACAGATCCCCTTTATGCCCGTACTCGACGGTATGAGTGTGCATGATCTCCTGTCCTGACAGGACGCTTATGACCCATCCGGCCGGATGGTCAGGACACAGGGCCGGTCCACCTTCGTCTCGTTGGCCGTTTTCTGGCAGGCGGCGATCCGGTCCCGACTGGCGTCCACAAGCCGGTTGGCCCACATCATATGCCGCAGGCTTTCGGGATTGTCGGCCTCCATCATCAACGCACCAGATTCCCACCGATCCTGTCCGCCTACGATGAACGAGGCCACGCGCGTCCCCAGTGAGGACGGCAGGAGGTAGGTCAGGATAGGCGAGAACCCGATCCCGACAGCCAGACAGGCCAGCCCGACCTTCAGCACCCACCAATTCTGACGGTCCCGGGTGCGCGCCTGCCCGACAATGTCGGTCAGCTGCTGCCGCTCCACCTGAACCGCACGGATCGCGGTATGAAAGGCGGCCTGCATGTCCTGACAGACGGAAAGCCCTGCCTGTCGTACCCCCTGCCCATACGCCTGCGGCGTCATTTTCAGGGTCGGACTGGCCTCGATCGCCTTCATACGCGCGCCCACGTCGTTCAGGGCCTTGACCAGCCTGGCCAGGTCCGGCGTGTAGTCTGGCGGCCGGCTGTCCCGCCATGCCTGGGGCAGCGCTTCCACGCTGCGCCGGAGCACCGTCATTTCGGCGCACAGATCCTCAAAGGCACGGGCTGCCGGATCCGTCTCGCTCATGACGCCTCTCCTTCAGTAATGAAACCGGCACTGGGCAACCTCGATCCGCTGATCCTCTCCCGCGCGGCCCTGAACCCGGTAGACCAGACGATGTTCCCCCGTAATCCGTCGGGACCACCACCCGGAAAGTTGTCCCTTCAGTGGTTCCGGCTTGCCCAGCCCCTGAAATGGATGCTGCCTTACATCCTCGATCAGGGCATTAACCTTCCCAAGAACAGCATGATCTGACTGGAACCAGGAAAGATAATCCTCCCAGCCATTTTCATGAAAAATGACCTTCACGCCGACGGCTCACCCTGCGGCTCCAGAAGATCACGCTCGGTCGCCACCCCATGCTCGATGTCACGAATGCTCCCCAACAGCCTCTCCGCGTTGCGTGGGCTGCTCAGGAGATGCACGGTTTCCTGCCAGCCGGAGAATTCTTCTTCCGACATCAGCACGACACTGCCTTTCCCGGTCTTACGCGTCACGACGATCGGCGCGCGGCTGTTCACGGCTTCGTCCAGATAATGCGCCAGGTTCTGGCGCAGGTCGGTATAGGAAACACAGGTCATGATCGGTCCTCCATGACCATTATAACGTACAGTTTTCTGTACGTCTCCTGTTTTACATCCCCATATCCATATCCCGCCCCCTGGAGCGCGACAGCGAGCGCGTGCGCTGCGGCTGCAATCCATGATCGAGCGTCGATCCCTTCCGGACGCCCAGTTCATGCCCCTTCTGCCGCAGGAGGGATTCAAGCTGCGCGTCCCGCTTCAGCTCCCTGAGCGCCACACCCTGCTGCTCGCGGCTCAGCCCGTCCCACGCCTTCACGAACCGCGCGGCCCGCAGTTCTGGACTTGTCCGCACCCTGTCCTCGTGCTCCAGCCCCTCGACCAGCCTGCGCGCCCGTGCCGGCCCTTCCAGCCCATACAGGGCCTGCCGGATCTCCGGCTCATGCTTCACGGCGGTTTCCAGAGCGACCACCGCCCCGGGCCTTAGCCGTTCCAGAGCCGTGCTGGCGTCAAGCCATGCCTTCTTCTGGTGCTCCAGCACCGGCAGGTCCTGCTCCACCATGCGCCCGATGTCCCGCACCACCCGCGCATACTGCTCAACTGCCTGGTGGAGCGGATCACCACCCGGCACAAACCCACCCAGCCCGGCCGGCACCTGCGCGCGCTGCACACGCGGCAGCCGCAACCCGGCGAAGGGAGAGGCGGGAGCTTCACGCTCAACCCCACTTTCCCCCTTACTGGCCCCGGCATCCATCCCGGCCGACACGTCTTTTTCCGCCGTCCGACCACGCCCCCGTACGGACAGGTCCAGCCCGTCGAACATCCCGCGCTTCCGCTGCGCCGGTGCCGGATCCGGCGTACGGACAGCTTCGGCCTGCCTGTCCTTCCGGGGGCCAGAGGCAGCCTTCTCACGCCCCACCACGATCTCGCTCTCGGGGACATGCAGCCCGCGCCGCCGCGCAAACTCGGTATCCTGATCCCGGACCTGCGGGTAATCCAGCGTGGTATCCTTCAGCCGCTCGCGCGACAGCCGCCGCACCAGCCCGTCCCGGTCGCCCACATCATCCCGGCCCCAATGGACAGACACGCTCTCCCGATGCCGCGACAGCGCCACATAGGCCCCGTGCCGGTCCATGCTCCCCGTCGCCAGCACATGCGCCCGATCCACCGTCACACCCTGCGATTTATGGATGGTGGCCGCATAGCCATGATCCAGCGCGTCATACTCCGCCACCGACACGGACACGAGCCGGCCACGCCCGGTTCCACCCGGCCCGTCGAGCTGCACCGACAGCACGAGATCCCCGGCATCAGGCGACCCCACAATGCCCCGCACCGTGCCCAGCGTGCCGTTCTTTACCCCCAGCTCCCGGTCATTGCGCAGGAAGTAGATCCGCTCCCCATCCGCGAACACCCGCTCGCCCTGGACGGTCGGCACCAGCACGTCGTCACCCAGCTCACCCGCCTCCCGCCGGATGGCGCGTGCCGCCTCGTTCAGCGCCCGCACATCGACACGCCGGTGCGCCAGCATGATCTGGCTGTCCTCTGGCGCGGCCTGCCGGGCTTCATCCCACCCGGCCACTACCCCGGCCCGCGCCTCTTCCAGCGTGTCATGCCCACGCACCAGGCCGGCCGCCTCATAGCGCCCCAACGCCTCACCCGTCCGCCCGGTCGCAAGCGCCTTCGTGGCCGCCTGCTGCCAGTCTTCACGCTGCCGGCGCACCGTCGTGATCTCCACCGACCCGACCCGCTCGGCCACTGCCCGGAATGCCCCGCCGGCCTCGATCGCCTGCAACTGCTCGGGATCACCCACCAGCACCACCTTGGCCCCGGCACCGCGCGCGGCAGACAGCACCCGCTCCATCTGCCGTGACCCCACCATGCCGGCCTCGTCCACCACCAGCACGTCCCCGCGCTCCAGCAGGTCGAACCCACGCGCCCACGCCCGCTCCAGGGAGGCCAGCGTCCGGCTCTCGATCCCGGACCCAGCTTCCAGACCTTCC
The genomic region above belongs to Komagataeibacter sp. FNDCR2 and contains:
- a CDS encoding recombinase family protein → MGQRAVIYCRVSTADQSCVRQQDELKRFAERAGYEVFGIFMETGSGVRVDRAERRKVMALAQAREIDAILVTELSRWGRSTIDLISTLQELESYRVSLIAITGMTFDLATPHGRMLATVLAGIAEFERDLISERVKSGLAAARARGKVLGRQKGERPKSDRLAPKVLALVAEKRSYRWIARDLGISKNTVAAIVQRER
- a CDS encoding IS6 family transposase — encoded protein: MNDFKGRHFGGAVILWAVRWYCRYGISYRDLETMLAERGVSVDHSTIYRWVQRYAPEMEKRLRWYWKRPGFSRNWRVDETYIKVKGRWTYLYRAVDKDGDTIDFYLSPTRNAKAAQRFLGKAVNGLKDWEKPETINTDRAPTYGIAIGELKKDGKLTDTVKHRQVKYLNNVIEADHGKLKQLIRPVRGFKTLKTAYATIRGFEVMRALKKGQAKPWQQEKGIMGEVRLIERQFGIYTA
- a CDS encoding DUF6118 family protein, whose product is MSETDPAARAFEDLCAEMTVLRRSVEALPQAWRDSRPPDYTPDLARLVKALNDVGARMKAIEASPTLKMTPQAYGQGVRQAGLSVCQDMQAAFHTAIRAVQVERQQLTDIVGQARTRDRQNWWVLKVGLACLAVGIGFSPILTYLLPSSLGTRVASFIVGGQDRWESGALMMEADNPESLRHMMWANRLVDASRDRIAACQKTANETKVDRPCVLTIRPDGS
- a CDS encoding Txe/YoeB family addiction module toxin — its product is MKVIFHENGWEDYLSWFQSDHAVLGKVNALIEDVRQHPFQGLGKPEPLKGQLSGWWSRRITGEHRLVYRVQGRAGEDQRIEVAQCRFHY
- a CDS encoding type II toxin-antitoxin system Phd/YefM family antitoxin, with the translated sequence MTCVSYTDLRQNLAHYLDEAVNSRAPIVVTRKTGKGSVVLMSEEEFSGWQETVHLLSSPRNAERLLGSIRDIEHGVATERDLLEPQGEPSA
- the traA gene encoding Ti-type conjugative transfer relaxase TraA, translating into MAIYHLHAKVISRATGRSAVAAAAYRAASRLHDLRLDRDHDFSNKSGVVHSEILLPDGAPERFLDRATLWNEVEAIEKRKDAQLAREVEFSIPREMTQAQGIALARDFVREQFVERGMVADLNVHWDIGEDGQAKPHAHVMLSTRRIEVRTGEAVHGRRDGIPHPERSGRGAYDLAPDPGPDGAERGGRSAQVHDPSADRDPGDAARHPAEALDAGEALAAAGRTARLIAAARLRHEGLEQDQPSIGFGAKERSWNDKDLLLTWRERWASLANERLAELDLDVRIDHRSFAAQGIDLEPQNKIGPAGMRREERGEDAERVADHLEIARRNGERLLAEPHVALEALTRQQSTFTRQDLARFVDRHTADAEQFSAVMVRVAACPELVALGKDGHGRERFSTREMIGVEQRLEEASLAMGQSQGHAVPLTVRRAAMARDGLGDEQALAVGGVTKSRDLSVVVGYAGTGKSTMLGVARAAWEEAGYRVRGAALSGIAAEGLEAGSGIESRTLASLERAWARGFDLLERGDVLVVDEAGMVGSRQMERVLSAARGAGAKVVLVGDPEQLQAIEAGGAFRAVAERVGSVEITTVRRQREDWQQAATKALATGRTGEALGRYEAAGLVRGHDTLEEARAGVVAGWDEARQAAPEDSQIMLAHRRVDVRALNEAARAIRREAGELGDDVLVPTVQGERVFADGERIYFLRNDRELGVKNGTLGTVRGIVGSPDAGDLVLSVQLDGPGGTGRGRLVSVSVAEYDALDHGYAATIHKSQGVTVDRAHVLATGSMDRHGAYVALSRHRESVSVHWGRDDVGDRDGLVRRLSRERLKDTTLDYPQVRDQDTEFARRRGLHVPESEIVVGREKAASGPRKDRQAEAVRTPDPAPAQRKRGMFDGLDLSVRGRGRTAEKDVSAGMDAGASKGESGVEREAPASPFAGLRLPRVQRAQVPAGLGGFVPGGDPLHQAVEQYARVVRDIGRMVEQDLPVLEHQKKAWLDASTALERLRPGAVVALETAVKHEPEIRQALYGLEGPARARRLVEGLEHEDRVRTSPELRAARFVKAWDGLSREQQGVALRELKRDAQLESLLRQKGHELGVRKGSTLDHGLQPQRTRSLSRSRGRDMDMGM